From the Gammaproteobacteria bacterium genome, one window contains:
- a CDS encoding conserved hypothetical protein (Evidence 4 : Unknown function but conserved in other organisms) encodes MNDRDLASTITGEVFHPVRIYYKIINSNKLIKCFLALKCMTYDALHNRWVWLYQREAKKIKFRVPYSAIDKKHHPIVLGSFYIKNDETYIEFRSFERAVAALQFFGKNIPKNVAEVDNAVIVNKCFESPIEFSVGLDAFFGEIAPVAPPEDIMDRIEQAVEGLDDSKRPEVAFSIIEESAKQPLPKVERFPVHTNDDDIMSFKLKLILRDAIALEHWKGNVDYTLFDAMTILTKDLVKS; translated from the coding sequence ATGAATGATAGGGATTTGGCATCAACCATAACTGGAGAAGTTTTCCATCCAGTTAGAATTTATTACAAAATCATCAACAGCAATAAGTTAATAAAATGTTTTCTGGCATTAAAGTGTATGACTTATGATGCACTCCATAATCGATGGGTTTGGTTATACCAACGGGAAGCAAAGAAGATTAAATTCCGGGTACCGTATTCTGCTATTGACAAAAAACATCATCCGATTGTATTAGGTAGTTTTTACATAAAGAACGACGAAACCTACATTGAATTTCGATCATTTGAGCGGGCCGTCGCAGCACTACAATTCTTTGGGAAGAATATTCCAAAAAATGTAGCAGAGGTTGATAATGCGGTAATTGTTAATAAATGTTTTGAAAGTCCGATAGAATTTTCGGTAGGTCTTGATGCATTTTTCGGCGAGATAGCGCCCGTGGCTCCTCCTGAAGATATCATGGACAGAATAGAGCAGGCAGTTGAAGGGCTAGATGACTCAAAAAGGCCGGAGGTTGCGTTTTCAATAATCGAGGAATCTGCCAAACAACCGCTACCAAAAGTAGAAAGATTCCCGGTTCATACCAACGATGATGATATAATGTCATTTAAGCTCAAATTGATACTGAGAGATGCTATTGCGCTCGAGCATTGGAAAGGAAATGTGGATTACACATTATTTGATGCCATGACTATCCTCACGAAGGATTTAGTTAAATCCTAA
- a CDS encoding hypothetical protein (Evidence 5 : Unknown function) yields MHNHILNIWFIAVKILTGLIQSYTDRHLVHHYLIFIFLALGIPEDATATPPCSEGELAADTWYDRGHDYLSQKFCEPALWFDNFFSDKRSDEERSAGSFVRWRNNFRFAKGDNTMDSQLSANITLPHAEQRLHLLLMREDEDDPLAIPGNVKVNKPATTTNNLTDITNSQTHRTQLGLRYDFNDDRLSHLSLSGGMHAGTPLQPFVKGRYRYTNILSSDYLARFTETVYWKNLEGFSETSRFDLEHRLTPDTLIRWSNSVMFSEITRGAELGSELSLFHQLSTKSALAVNLGAWGYTKPTATLSTVVLSTRYRRNFYRSWLFYEIEPELGWPLDEQGERKSVPAITFRLEVQFERH; encoded by the coding sequence ATGCACAACCATATCCTCAACATTTGGTTTATAGCAGTTAAGATCTTAACCGGACTAATCCAATCTTACACAGATCGTCATTTGGTACATCACTACCTGATTTTTATATTCCTTGCCCTGGGAATACCAGAAGACGCCACGGCGACGCCTCCTTGTAGTGAAGGCGAATTGGCTGCTGATACTTGGTACGATCGTGGTCATGATTATCTGAGTCAGAAATTTTGCGAACCAGCGCTCTGGTTCGATAATTTCTTTTCCGACAAACGTAGTGACGAAGAACGAAGCGCGGGAAGTTTTGTACGATGGCGTAATAATTTCCGTTTTGCCAAGGGTGATAATACTATGGATAGTCAACTCTCCGCCAATATTACCCTCCCTCATGCCGAACAACGATTACATCTGCTGTTGATGCGAGAGGATGAGGACGACCCCCTGGCTATTCCGGGTAACGTGAAAGTCAACAAACCCGCTACAACTACAAATAATCTTACGGATATCACCAATTCCCAAACTCACCGAACCCAATTAGGATTGCGCTACGATTTTAATGATGATCGATTATCCCACCTCAGCCTCAGCGGAGGAATGCACGCGGGTACGCCGCTCCAGCCTTTTGTCAAGGGACGCTATCGCTACACAAATATTCTGAGTTCTGACTATTTAGCGCGCTTCACCGAGACCGTTTATTGGAAAAATCTTGAGGGTTTCAGCGAAACTAGTCGTTTCGATCTTGAACATCGACTAACACCAGACACATTGATACGTTGGAGCAATAGTGTCATGTTTTCCGAGATCACCCGAGGGGCTGAATTGGGATCCGAGCTATCCCTCTTTCATCAACTCTCGACCAAAAGTGCTCTTGCCGTTAATCTGGGGGCCTGGGGTTACACCAAACCCACCGCCACGTTGAGTACTGTAGTCCTCAGTACCCGCTATCGTCGTAATTTCTATCGCAGTTGGCTGTTCTATGAGATTGAGCCAGAATTGGGCTGGCCCCTGGATGAGCAAGGGGAAAGAAAATCAGTACCAGCAATCACCTTCCGACTCGAAGTACAATTCGAGCGTCATTGA